A region from the Rufibacter sp. DG15C genome encodes:
- the hemB gene encoding porphobilinogen synthase codes for MNHLTRRPRRNRKSDVIRNLVQENHVSTQDLIYPLFVTEGQNQTVNIPSMPGISRFTLDRLLDEVGQCVDLGIKTFAPFPNIPEAKKDRFALESKNPKGLYLRTIAEIKRQFPDVVLATDVAMDPYSSDGHDGVVDNGEIINDASLEVLGQMALAQAQAGADIIAPSDMMDGRVAHIRNVLDKHAFYNVSIMSYTAKYASAYYGPFRDALESAPKHGDKKTYQMNPANSREALIEAELDTQEGADYLMVKPALSYLDVIKLLRDNSHLPIVAYNVSGEYAMVKAAAQNGWIDGEKIMLENLLSMKRAGADIILTYFAKEFAQYMKK; via the coding sequence ATGAACCATTTAACCCGTCGGCCCCGCCGAAACCGTAAATCAGACGTCATCCGTAATTTGGTACAGGAGAACCATGTAAGCACGCAGGATCTCATCTACCCGCTTTTTGTCACCGAAGGCCAGAACCAGACCGTGAATATTCCATCCATGCCAGGCATCTCGCGTTTCACGCTGGACAGATTGCTGGACGAGGTAGGCCAATGCGTGGATTTGGGCATCAAGACCTTCGCGCCATTCCCTAACATTCCCGAAGCTAAGAAAGACCGCTTCGCCTTGGAAAGCAAGAATCCAAAAGGTCTCTACCTGCGCACCATCGCTGAGATCAAGCGCCAGTTCCCAGACGTAGTCCTAGCCACCGATGTGGCCATGGACCCGTACAGCTCAGACGGCCATGACGGCGTGGTAGACAACGGCGAAATCATCAACGACGCTTCTCTGGAAGTGCTGGGTCAAATGGCTTTAGCTCAGGCTCAAGCCGGTGCTGATATCATTGCCCCATCAGACATGATGGACGGCCGTGTGGCCCACATTAGGAATGTGTTGGACAAGCACGCCTTTTACAATGTGTCTATCATGAGCTACACCGCCAAGTACGCCAGCGCCTACTATGGCCCGTTCAGAGACGCCTTGGAGTCTGCTCCTAAACACGGCGACAAGAAGACCTACCAGATGAATCCCGCCAACAGCCGCGAAGCCTTGATAGAAGCAGAACTGGACACGCAAGAAGGCGCCGATTATCTGATGGTAAAACCAGCCTTGTCTTATCTAGACGTGATTAAACTGCTACGCGACAATTCCCACCTGCCTATTGTGGCCTACAACGTGAGCGGCGAGTACGCCATGGTGAAAGCCGCCGCCCAGAATGGCTGGATTGACGGCGAAAAGATTATGTTGGAGAACCTCTTGAGCATGAAGCGCGCGGGCGCAGATATCATCTTGACGTACTTTGCCAAAGAGTTTGCTCAATATATGAAAAAATAA
- the rocD gene encoding ornithine--oxo-acid transaminase, with protein MDTLSITSSQQAIELEDKYGAHNYHPLPVVLNRGEGVFLWDVEGKRYYDFLSAYSAMNQGHCHPRIISALTEQVQQLTLTSRAFYNDKLGACEKYLSELFGYDKVLMMNSGAEAVETALKLARKWGYTQKGIPAHEAEIIVVEHNFHGRTTGIISFSTDPSSTTGFGPYMPGYKVVPYDNLEALEQALQENLHVCGFMVEPIQGEAGVVVPSEGYLAKARELCKKYNVLFIVDEIQTGIGRTGKMLASDYEDAKPDILILGKALSGGVLPISVALANDEVMLSIQPGEHGSTFGGNPLACAVAMAALDVIKDEKLTENAFKLGEIFRSRMNELKDRHPELVTLVRGRGLLNAVIIQPTADGRTAWDVCVKLKDNGLLAKPTHGDIIRFAPPLVITEEQLHECCDIIEKTLAEF; from the coding sequence ATGGATACATTGTCAATTACCTCTAGCCAACAGGCCATTGAACTGGAAGATAAGTACGGTGCCCACAATTACCACCCGTTGCCGGTTGTATTGAACCGCGGCGAAGGTGTTTTCTTATGGGATGTGGAAGGCAAGCGCTATTATGATTTCCTGAGTGCCTACAGCGCTATGAACCAGGGCCACTGTCACCCGCGCATCATTAGCGCCCTGACGGAGCAAGTCCAACAACTGACCTTAACGTCTCGCGCCTTTTACAATGACAAACTGGGCGCCTGTGAGAAATACCTCTCTGAGCTGTTTGGCTATGACAAGGTCTTGATGATGAACTCTGGTGCCGAGGCCGTAGAAACCGCTCTGAAACTGGCGCGCAAGTGGGGCTACACCCAGAAGGGGATTCCCGCGCATGAGGCAGAGATCATTGTGGTGGAGCACAACTTCCACGGGCGTACCACCGGTATCATCTCCTTCTCTACAGACCCTAGCAGCACTACCGGTTTTGGGCCGTACATGCCTGGTTACAAAGTAGTGCCGTATGACAACCTGGAGGCCCTTGAGCAAGCCTTGCAAGAGAACCTACACGTGTGTGGGTTTATGGTGGAGCCTATCCAAGGAGAGGCTGGCGTGGTGGTTCCCTCTGAAGGCTATCTGGCCAAAGCCCGCGAACTGTGCAAGAAATACAACGTCCTGTTCATTGTAGACGAAATCCAGACAGGCATTGGCCGTACCGGTAAAATGCTGGCCTCTGACTACGAAGACGCCAAACCAGACATCTTGATTCTGGGCAAGGCCCTTTCTGGCGGTGTGTTGCCTATCTCGGTGGCCCTGGCCAATGATGAGGTCATGCTGAGCATTCAGCCGGGCGAACACGGCTCTACCTTTGGCGGGAACCCACTGGCTTGCGCTGTGGCCATGGCTGCCCTAGACGTAATCAAAGACGAAAAACTAACGGAGAATGCCTTCAAGCTGGGTGAGATCTTTAGAAGCCGCATGAACGAGTTAAAAGACCGCCACCCAGAACTGGTGACGCTGGTACGCGGCCGCGGTCTGTTGAATGCAGTCATCATTCAACCTACCGCAGATGGCCGCACTGCTTGGGATGTATGCGTTAAACTGAAGGACAACGGCCTATTGGCCAAACCAACCCACGGCGATATCATCCGTTTTGCGCCGCCGCTGGTCATCACAGAAGAGCAGTTGCATGAGTGCTGTGATATCATTGAGAAGACTCTAGCCGAGTTCTAA
- a CDS encoding DUF1835 domain-containing protein, translated as MQFHVLNGDSLAATFKETNLSGEVIVCREGLVNGPVASQNLAQFWEERAAYLAVTFGAKREEYFLKVAKELEKLIQVPANAEVCLWFEDDLFCQANLWFILSLLATRQQAPQVYRVFPIIKEGEDHWQGFGRSSAKRLEQAYQQKVPFAQEDVKLGNDLWRAYQQQEARTLLELSTSTSACFHRLQEVCQAQVDRVSRDGHSGRPERVVREILASGITHFPEVFKEFFKREGVYGFGDVQVKHLYNGLRQAGEFGN; from the coding sequence ATGCAATTCCATGTCTTGAATGGTGACAGCCTGGCCGCCACTTTTAAAGAAACCAACCTTTCTGGTGAGGTAATTGTATGCCGCGAAGGCCTTGTAAACGGACCAGTTGCCAGTCAAAACTTGGCTCAGTTCTGGGAAGAAAGAGCCGCTTATCTGGCTGTAACCTTCGGGGCCAAGCGAGAAGAGTATTTTCTGAAAGTAGCGAAGGAACTAGAGAAACTTATCCAGGTGCCTGCCAACGCAGAGGTATGCCTTTGGTTTGAGGACGACCTCTTTTGCCAAGCTAATCTCTGGTTTATCCTCTCACTGCTGGCCACCCGGCAGCAAGCACCACAGGTCTATCGGGTCTTCCCGATAATCAAGGAAGGCGAAGATCATTGGCAGGGATTCGGGCGTTCTTCTGCCAAAAGGCTGGAGCAGGCCTATCAACAGAAAGTGCCGTTCGCGCAGGAGGATGTAAAGCTAGGCAATGACCTCTGGCGGGCGTACCAACAGCAGGAGGCGCGCACCTTGCTGGAGTTGTCAACGAGTACCTCGGCTTGCTTTCACCGTCTGCAGGAAGTGTGTCAGGCGCAGGTAGACCGTGTTTCCAGGGATGGCCATTCCGGTCGGCCTGAACGCGTAGTGAGGGAAATCCTGGCTTCAGGCATTACCCATTTTCCGGAGGTATTCAAGGAGTTCTTCAAAAGAGAAGGTGTTTATGGCTTTGGCGATGTCCAGGTGAAACATCTATATAATGGCCTGAGGCAAGCCGGGGAGTTTGGTAATTAA
- a CDS encoding DUF5522 domain-containing protein has product MRPKPLPLQPGDTYFNEQGLMVFTEQYHLRRGYCCQSGCKHCPYGYQKEAKKKPNTPSKGDGKSG; this is encoded by the coding sequence ATGAGACCAAAGCCGCTCCCTTTGCAACCGGGAGACACGTATTTCAATGAGCAGGGCTTGATGGTTTTCACGGAGCAGTACCACCTGCGGCGCGGCTACTGCTGCCAGAGCGGGTGCAAGCACTGCCCGTATGGGTACCAGAAAGAGGCCAAAAAAAAGCCAAATACCCCAAGTAAGGGTGACGGTAAAAGCGGTTAA
- the rpmB gene encoding 50S ribosomal protein L28 yields MARVCDLTGKRTQVGNRVSHANNKTKRKFFPNLQKKRFYIPEEDAWVTLKVSTSAIRTISKNGIAAVLKKAKDEGYIVY; encoded by the coding sequence ATGGCACGAGTTTGTGATTTAACCGGTAAAAGAACGCAGGTAGGTAACCGCGTATCGCACGCCAACAACAAAACAAAGCGTAAGTTTTTCCCGAACTTACAGAAGAAGCGCTTCTACATCCCAGAAGAAGATGCATGGGTGACTTTGAAAGTTTCTACCTCTGCTATCCGTACCATCTCTAAGAACGGTATTGCGGCTGTATTGAAGAAAGCAAAAGACGAAGGATACATCGTTTACTAG
- a CDS encoding aminopeptidase P N-terminal domain-containing protein, translated as MRHLWFLLLVSLPLGAMGQSMASSDKPTDFLTKEFHRQRREQLRQLLPARSVAVFFSAPVRNRANDVDFHYHQNPDFYYLTGYKEANSVLLLFSENQTINGQSTNEVVFAQPRNPQAESWNGKRLGTEGMKQQLGFAVALPNTDFAAFKLDTTNLQQVLFFELPHDVRNEARDRGDLYDLLAQFKQKIGLREGKSLEHQEIYSAIRQYDAQAGAQVQQEVKRQMESNPALANNAILKAYVAAKDAPARAAVVASIPREKLDTSSLEGMLNQLREEKTTEELVLLRKAIAMSAIGQVEVMKAAKPDMSETEIQGIHEYVYKKYGAEYEGYPSIVGAGNNGCILHYIENEKPRIGNDLLLMDLGAEYHGYTADVTRTIPANGKFSPEQKQIYELVYAAQEAGFQQCKVGNSFQAPNEAAQKVMAEGLIKLGIIKKPEEARRYTMHGVSHYLGLDVHDRGSYGPFKHNTVITVEPGIYIPEGSPVDKKWWGIGVRIEDDILITNTGWENLSKGAPRTVKDIEATMAKPSALDDFKLPVLK; from the coding sequence ATGCGGCACTTATGGTTTTTACTGCTAGTGTCGCTTCCGCTTGGGGCGATGGGGCAGTCAATGGCTTCCTCAGACAAGCCCACGGACTTTTTAACCAAAGAATTTCACCGGCAACGGAGAGAGCAACTGCGGCAACTGCTGCCGGCTCGCTCCGTTGCCGTTTTCTTTTCTGCCCCGGTAAGAAACCGCGCCAATGACGTGGACTTCCATTACCACCAGAACCCAGACTTCTACTACCTCACCGGGTACAAAGAGGCCAACTCCGTTTTGCTTCTGTTTTCAGAAAACCAGACCATAAACGGACAGAGCACCAATGAAGTGGTCTTCGCGCAGCCCCGCAACCCGCAGGCAGAGTCCTGGAACGGCAAGCGCCTGGGCACCGAGGGAATGAAGCAACAACTGGGTTTTGCTGTTGCGCTTCCTAACACAGACTTCGCCGCCTTTAAGCTGGACACCACCAACCTGCAACAGGTGCTGTTCTTTGAGCTGCCACATGATGTGCGCAATGAAGCCAGAGACCGCGGTGACCTGTATGACCTGTTGGCGCAGTTCAAGCAGAAGATAGGGTTGCGCGAAGGCAAGAGTCTGGAGCATCAGGAAATCTACAGCGCCATTAGGCAATATGACGCCCAGGCCGGTGCGCAGGTACAGCAAGAGGTGAAACGCCAGATGGAGTCCAATCCCGCGTTGGCCAACAATGCCATCCTGAAAGCCTACGTAGCCGCCAAAGACGCACCCGCCAGGGCCGCGGTAGTCGCCAGCATCCCGAGAGAAAAATTAGACACGTCTTCACTGGAAGGCATGCTCAACCAGTTGCGTGAAGAAAAGACTACGGAAGAATTGGTGCTGTTGCGCAAAGCCATCGCCATGTCGGCTATTGGGCAGGTGGAGGTAATGAAAGCCGCCAAGCCAGACATGTCCGAAACCGAGATACAGGGCATTCATGAGTACGTCTACAAGAAATACGGCGCCGAATATGAAGGCTATCCCTCTATTGTAGGGGCTGGCAACAACGGGTGCATTTTGCACTACATTGAGAATGAGAAGCCACGCATTGGCAATGACCTGCTTTTGATGGACCTGGGCGCTGAGTACCATGGCTACACCGCCGATGTGACCCGCACTATTCCGGCCAACGGCAAATTCTCCCCTGAGCAGAAGCAGATTTATGAACTGGTGTACGCCGCGCAGGAAGCCGGTTTCCAGCAGTGCAAAGTGGGCAACTCCTTTCAGGCACCTAATGAGGCCGCTCAGAAGGTGATGGCCGAGGGTTTGATTAAACTAGGCATCATCAAGAAACCGGAAGAGGCCCGCCGCTACACCATGCACGGTGTGTCCCATTACCTGGGGCTGGACGTGCATGACAGAGGCTCTTACGGGCCGTTTAAACATAATACCGTCATCACGGTGGAGCCCGGCATCTATATCCCGGAGGGGAGCCCCGTGGACAAGAAATGGTGGGGTATAGGCGTGCGCATTGAAGACGATATCCTCATCACCAACACTGGCTGGGAAAACCTGTCCAAAGGCGCGCCCAGAACCGTGAAAGACATTGAAGCCACCATGGCAAAGCCAAGTGCGCTGGATGATTTCAAACTGCCGGTGTTAAAATAG
- the rpmG gene encoding 50S ribosomal protein L33, whose amino-acid sequence MAKKAKGNRVQVILECTEQKNSGVPGMSRYITTKNRKNTPERMEMKKFNPFMKKVTVHKEIK is encoded by the coding sequence ATGGCAAAGAAAGCTAAAGGCAATAGAGTTCAGGTGATTTTGGAGTGCACTGAGCAGAAAAACTCCGGCGTACCTGGCATGTCTCGGTATATCACTACCAAAAACAGAAAGAACACTCCTGAGCGTATGGAGATGAAGAAATTCAATCCTTTCATGAAGAAAGTTACCGTTCATAAAGAAATTAAATAA
- a CDS encoding DUF4295 domain-containing protein, producing the protein MAKKVVATLKTATGKDWAKVIKAVKSPKTGAYTFREEMVPIDQVQDALKK; encoded by the coding sequence ATGGCTAAGAAAGTAGTAGCAACCCTAAAGACCGCCACTGGTAAAGACTGGGCGAAGGTGATTAAAGCAGTTAAGTCTCCTAAGACTGGCGCTTACACTTTTAGAGAAGAGATGGTGCCGATTGACCAAGTTCAAGACGCTCTTAAAAAATAA
- the ftsY gene encoding signal recognition particle-docking protein FtsY, producing the protein MALFGFFSKDKKESLDKGLEKTKTSFLDQLSKAVVGKSKVDEEVLDELETVLVHADVGIGTTVKIIERIEKRVARDKYVGTSDLDRILREEIMELMEENKGGIAADFTLPDTGGQPYVIMVVGVNGVGKTTTIGKLASQFHKAGKKVVLGAGDTFRAAAVDQLKIWGDRVGIPVVDHGMNTDPASVAYDAVKKGVEMGADVVIIDTAGRLHTKVGLMNELTKIKRVMQKVIDAAPHEVLLVLDGSTGQNAVIQAREFTKATEVTALAVTKLDGTAKGGVIIGISDEFKIPVKYIGVGERVEDLQVFDKREFVDSLFSKNK; encoded by the coding sequence ATGGCACTTTTCGGTTTCTTCAGTAAAGACAAAAAAGAATCTCTGGACAAAGGCCTTGAGAAAACCAAGACCAGTTTCCTGGACCAGCTTAGCAAAGCGGTGGTGGGTAAGTCCAAAGTGGACGAGGAGGTCTTGGATGAGCTGGAGACGGTGCTGGTGCACGCAGACGTGGGGATTGGGACCACCGTCAAAATCATTGAGCGCATTGAGAAACGCGTAGCCCGTGACAAATACGTGGGCACTTCTGACCTGGACCGCATCCTGCGCGAAGAGATTATGGAGCTCATGGAAGAGAACAAGGGCGGGATTGCCGCTGACTTCACCCTTCCAGACACCGGCGGACAGCCGTACGTGATTATGGTAGTGGGCGTAAACGGCGTGGGCAAGACCACCACCATTGGTAAGCTGGCCTCCCAGTTCCACAAGGCTGGTAAGAAGGTAGTGTTGGGTGCGGGTGATACGTTTAGGGCTGCCGCTGTGGACCAACTCAAAATTTGGGGAGACCGCGTGGGCATTCCGGTAGTGGACCACGGCATGAACACAGACCCGGCTTCTGTGGCATATGACGCCGTGAAGAAAGGCGTGGAGATGGGCGCTGACGTAGTTATCATTGACACCGCCGGTCGTCTACACACCAAGGTGGGTCTCATGAACGAGCTTACTAAAATCAAGCGCGTGATGCAGAAAGTCATTGACGCCGCGCCGCATGAGGTGTTGCTAGTCTTAGACGGTAGCACCGGTCAAAATGCGGTCATCCAAGCCCGTGAGTTCACCAAAGCCACCGAAGTAACTGCTTTAGCGGTAACCAAATTGGACGGAACGGCCAAAGGAGGCGTCATCATTGGCATCTCAGACGAGTTCAAGATTCCTGTCAAGTACATTGGTGTAGGGGAGCGCGTAGAGGACCTGCAGGTGTTTGACAAGCGCGAATTTGTGGACTCTCTGTTCTCCAAAAACAAATAA